Proteins encoded within one genomic window of Mesobacillus subterraneus:
- a CDS encoding MFS transporter, which translates to MDTKKALPILFLVMFLVMVGFGIIIPVIPFYAEEIGATPTQLGLLMAVYSLMQFLFAPMWGRISDKIGRKPVIMIGILGLSLSFFLMALSTELWMLFAARIIGGFLSSANMPTVIAYVADITSEEDRSKGMGIIGASVGLGFIFGPAIGGVFSQSSLSTPFYLAGATSLVTFLFVTFVLKESLSAEQRSSQEKEKNSLLKALNGPLSMLFLLQLFVSLSLAGLEATFAYFAAEKAGLGSVELGYIFMIMGLAGAIVQGGLVGRLTKKLGEGMVIQLGIIISAAGFGLILLTEGFGTAALFLTIFGIGNGLIRPSVSSLLTKKSTTGHGGTTGLLSSFDSLGRIIGPPLGGWLFSIAIGMPYISGIVLSMVALILYQFYQTRTKTSHSLDQ; encoded by the coding sequence ATGGACACTAAAAAGGCTTTGCCTATTTTATTTTTAGTTATGTTTCTCGTGATGGTCGGCTTTGGAATCATCATTCCCGTCATCCCATTTTACGCAGAAGAAATCGGTGCAACACCAACACAATTAGGTTTATTGATGGCGGTCTATTCCTTGATGCAATTTTTATTCGCTCCAATGTGGGGCCGTATCTCCGACAAAATTGGCAGGAAGCCTGTCATCATGATCGGTATACTGGGACTGTCCCTATCCTTCTTCTTGATGGCACTTTCCACAGAGCTTTGGATGCTGTTTGCAGCAAGGATTATCGGAGGTTTTTTGTCATCGGCTAATATGCCAACTGTCATAGCCTATGTTGCAGATATCACATCCGAAGAAGACCGCAGTAAAGGCATGGGCATCATCGGCGCGTCAGTTGGACTTGGATTCATTTTCGGTCCGGCAATCGGCGGTGTTTTCTCACAATCAAGCCTGAGTACACCTTTTTATCTTGCTGGAGCGACATCACTGGTTACGTTCTTATTCGTGACTTTTGTATTGAAAGAATCGCTTTCAGCTGAACAGCGCAGCAGTCAGGAGAAGGAGAAAAATTCATTACTGAAAGCATTAAATGGACCACTTTCCATGCTGTTCTTACTTCAATTGTTTGTTTCACTTTCTTTGGCCGGACTGGAAGCAACATTTGCTTATTTTGCTGCTGAAAAAGCGGGGCTGGGCTCAGTGGAATTAGGTTATATTTTCATGATCATGGGACTTGCTGGTGCCATCGTACAAGGCGGATTAGTCGGCAGATTGACTAAGAAGCTTGGCGAGGGTATGGTCATTCAGCTCGGTATCATCATTTCTGCCGCGGGGTTTGGATTAATTCTCCTAACTGAAGGGTTTGGTACGGCCGCACTTTTCCTTACCATATTTGGTATAGGAAATGGTTTGATTCGCCCAAGTGTATCGTCATTACTGACAAAGAAATCGACAACCGGTCACGGAGGGACGACGGGATTGCTTTCATCCTTTGATTCACTCGGCAGGATTATCGGCCCCCCATTAGGCGGATGGCTATTCTCGATTGCCATTGGGATGCCTTATATTTCTGGGATTGTCCTTTCAATGGTAGCCCTGATTTTATATCAATTCTATCAAACAAGAACAAAAACTTCCCATTCGTTAGACCAATAA
- the ypfJ gene encoding KPN_02809 family neutral zinc metallopeptidase gives MQWKGRRASSNVEDRRGMGGGGILMGGGLGGIILLVIMTFLGGGDMGDVVNNMTNGGNQSPAPYEQSAEEEELAQFVSVVLADTEEVWSKVFAEEGLEYQEPTLVLYSGSVQSACGMAGSQVGPFYCPGDQKLYIDLSFYDELQTKFQAPGDFAMAYVVAHEVGHHVQTLLGTTDKLNSLRGRLDQTEFNKYQVRFELQADYLAGVWAHHAQGMGVVEEGDLEEALNAASAVGDDTIQKRSQGYVVPESFTHGTSEQRKSWFKKGYKAGNLKQGDTFNTRDF, from the coding sequence ATGCAGTGGAAAGGCAGACGAGCGAGCAGCAATGTGGAAGATAGAAGAGGGATGGGTGGCGGAGGCATTCTCATGGGCGGCGGCCTTGGCGGCATCATCCTATTAGTGATCATGACATTCCTTGGCGGAGGCGATATGGGAGACGTCGTCAATAATATGACAAATGGCGGCAACCAGTCGCCTGCACCTTATGAGCAGTCAGCCGAGGAAGAGGAACTTGCCCAATTTGTTTCAGTGGTCCTTGCTGATACAGAGGAAGTATGGTCCAAGGTATTTGCAGAGGAAGGATTGGAGTATCAAGAGCCTACTCTTGTTTTATACTCTGGAAGCGTACAGTCTGCGTGTGGAATGGCAGGCTCGCAGGTAGGCCCGTTTTATTGCCCGGGTGACCAAAAGCTTTATATTGACCTCAGCTTTTATGATGAACTTCAAACAAAGTTCCAGGCACCTGGTGATTTTGCGATGGCTTATGTTGTAGCCCATGAGGTTGGTCACCATGTCCAGACATTACTGGGAACGACCGATAAATTGAATTCTCTTAGAGGCCGTTTGGATCAGACAGAATTCAATAAGTATCAAGTTCGTTTTGAGCTTCAAGCCGATTATCTAGCAGGCGTGTGGGCTCACCATGCACAGGGAATGGGCGTCGTGGAAGAAGGGGACCTTGAGGAAGCGTTGAATGCTGCAAGTGCGGTCGGGGATGACACCATCCAGAAGCGGTCTCAGGGCTATGTCGTTCCAGAAAGTTTCACACACGGCACGTCAGAACAGAGGAAAAGCTGGTTCAAAAAAGGCTATAAAGCTGGCAACCTGAAACAAGGCGATACGTTTAACACTAGAGATTTTTAG
- a CDS encoding cupin domain-containing protein, which translates to METQVRSFFAQDTGDIPNNPTLPVIVYQGVFDDNLSMEEQFEQHNWTGTWTGDIYDYHHYHTNTHEVLGVKSGSATVQIGGDAGERLELKAGDVVVLPAGTGHKKIDSSQDFRVVGAYPNGRNPDLKEEDPGVRAQALSQIKNVPIPETDPVYGETGPLLHKWVK; encoded by the coding sequence ATGGAAACGCAAGTAAGATCATTTTTTGCACAGGACACAGGTGACATCCCCAATAACCCGACTTTGCCGGTCATTGTCTATCAAGGTGTTTTTGACGATAACTTAAGCATGGAGGAACAATTCGAGCAGCATAATTGGACAGGCACATGGACTGGAGATATTTACGATTATCATCATTACCATACAAACACCCATGAAGTCCTTGGTGTTAAGTCCGGCAGCGCAACCGTGCAAATTGGCGGAGATGCCGGAGAACGTCTGGAGCTTAAAGCAGGGGATGTTGTAGTCCTGCCGGCAGGAACCGGCCACAAGAAAATCGACAGCAGCCAGGATTTCCGAGTTGTAGGAGCATATCCCAATGGCCGAAATCCGGATTTGAAGGAAGAAGATCCTGGTGTCAGGGCCCAAGCATTATCTCAAATCAAGAACGTTCCTATTCCGGAAACGGATCCGGTGTATGGGGAGACAGGTCCACTTCTTCATAAGTGGGTAAAATAA